ACGGAAAGAATTTGATTGGGCTTAATCCAAACTAGAAATAAGGGAGCAAAATATGTTGAAACGATTTAATGGAAAAGTTGCCTTAATAACCGGCGCAAAAGTTCCGCTATTTGCTTGACGCTAGACATGGCCACCATTACACAAGCTTCATAATGGCCAACTTTTATACATTTTCTTTAAAAAAAGAATCCTCACCGTGGATATGGTGAGGATTCTACTGAGTTAACTGGCTAGGTATGAAGTTTCACCTTATGTAGCAATAACTTCAATTTCATTCACCTTTTCACCAACAGCTTCGGTTAATTCCTTGGTGGTTTTTGGAACGAAGGACTTTAGGAAGGAGTTAATCATTGGCCCCATCATACCCTTTGCGTTGATATTCATATAGCCGGTCATTCTTGTTTTTCCGCTGGTAATAGCCTCTGCCCTGAAATAGCCATCCCCTTTAAAATTTTCATTTAACCCTTTTAAATCAAAAGTTACCGTTGTTGGTTTCTGCCATTTCGTAATGTCTATTTGCAGACTGACCTTTTTTTGCATGAATCCGATATCTCCCTTGAAATCCCACGTCGATTGCCGCGCATTTAAAATTGTGTGTTCCATGTATCCTGGAACAAGTGGTGCCCAATTATTCATATCACTAACAAAAAACCAGACGTTTTTAATTGGAATATCCAATTCCAGTTGATAAATCCCATTTGGCATGCTAATATCCTCCTGTCATTTTTCTAGCATTAAAAAAACAGCGACTGTGTAGTGTATGCTTTACTTATCCCTTTTAGACCATTAATTTTGGGATTAACCCGAAACTCTGCTATTCTATAAAAAAGAGACTATAGAAAAGGGGAAGTCACGTGCCACTTGATTATAAGAGTTCTATACCACTGCATATTCAATTGAAAATAATTATCGAACGAAAGGTGGCAGAGGGAACTTTTAATGACCAGATTCCTAGTGAACGGCAGTTTATGGAGGAATATGCTGTTAGTCGAAGTACAGTCAGGGAAGCTATTAACCTTTTAGTTCGGGAGGGGATACTTGAAAAAAGGCATGGAAAGGGTACGTTTGTCTCATTGAAACCGATTCATGATTGGCTTGGCAACCTAAGCAGTACAACTGAAACCATTCTTCAGATGGGGATGAAACCAGGAGCAAAATTAATTACCCATTTTAAAACAACCCCATCAGCCTACATTCAGGAACGTACAGGCTTTAAGGAAGCCTATTTTATCAAACGGGTGCGCTATGCTGATGATACTCCTATTGGTGTGGAGCATCATTACTATCCTGTAAAGCTTGGAATGGATTTAATCGAATATGACCTGGAAAATGCTACATTGTATGATTTAGTACAAAATGAACTTGGTATCCAGTTTGCGGAGGCTGACCAGACAATAGGAAGTGGTCAACTTTTACCTGTTGATCAGGAATATGTAACGGTACCACAGGGGGCTCATGCACTAATAGCGGAGCGGGTCATCAAGGATCAGCAAGGTAAAATTATTGAAATGGAAGAAGCCTATTATCGGAGTGACATGTATACATTTAAAATAAATTTATCGCGGAAATTTGGCTAAAATAAAGCTTTCACACCACTTATAATAATTTGTTATAAGTAGTATTATGAATTTAAATATCTGAATTTAATAAATTGATTGAAAACAACTAATGAGTTGTCGTATACTATAATTAGTTCCAATTCAACTGGTACGGACGTCGTGATGTATTATGAAAATAGGGAGTGATTGTTATGATAATTGGGGTTCCTCGGGAGATTAAAAACAATGAACGAAGGGTAGCGCTTACACCATCGGGGGTAACAGCATTTACAAAGGCTGGTCATAAAGTTTTGATCGAAAACTTAGCTGGAAATGAAAGCGGTTTCCGCAATGAAGACTATACAGCTTACGGCGCTGAGATTGTAGCTACAGCAGAAGAGGCCTGGTCAGCTGATATGGTAATGAAAGTAAAGGAACCACAATCAGAGGAATATGGCTTTTTTCGTGAAGGATTGATCTTGTTTACTTATTTACATCTCGCTGCAGAGCCTGAATTAACAAAAGAGCTTGTGGAGAAAAAAGTAACTGCCATTGCTTACGAAACAATTCAGGATAGTGATGGATCATTGCCGCTTCTTGCACCAATGAGTGAAGTTGCGGGGCGTATGGCCGTGCAGATCGGTGCTCAATATTTGGAGAACGTAACAGGTGGCAAGGGTATCTTGTTAGGGGGCGTTCCAGGAGTTCAACCAGGAAATGTGGTCATAATTGGCGGTGGCGCTGTCGGAACCAATGCAGCAAAAATGGCCTTAGGTCTCCGTGCGAATGTAACTATTATTGATATTAGTGCAAAACGACTGCGGGAACTGGAAGATTTATTTGGTGGAGCCGTTACAACGTTAATGTCGAATCCACTCAATATTCAAGAGGCAGTAAAACAGGCGGATCTATTAATTGGTGCAGTTTTGATACCTGGTGCAAAGGCACCGCAGCTTGTCAGTGAGGAGATGGTAGAAGCAATGATGCCGGGGTCGGTCATTATTGATGTGGCTGTTGACCAAGGTGGATCGATTGAAACAATTGACCGAATAACAACGCATGATAATCCTGTTTATCTGAAACACGGAGTCCTTCATTATGCGGTTGCAAATATGCCCGGTGCAGTTGCACGCACCTCAACATTATCATTAACCAACAACACGAGTCAGTTCGGGGTTTTCCTTGCCAGTAAAGGGCTGGAAAAGGCGGTTGAGTTGAATGAAGCGTTAGCAAAAGGCGTGAACACTCATGCTGGATCGGTTACGTATGAAAAAGTTGCCAGCACTCACAACATGGCTTACACACCTCTGTTAACTAGTTTGCGTAATCCGGTTTCTACGTATTAGCTTGCAGGTTTGACAATCATTTTTAAGAATGGAGGCTATAATGATGAAGACAAAAACGGAAATGGGTAATGTTGTGGAACAGGCGGTACCGCAGTTATGGAATGCGATGCACCGCTATAATCCGGAGGCACAGCAAACGGTGGCAGTATCGGGAGATGGAGCATGGTTCACCGATGAGGCTGGCAACCGTTACTTGGATGGTGTGTCAGGGTTATGGTGCTTAAATTTAGGCCATGGACAGCAGGAAATTGTTGATGCGGCTGCTGAACAGATGAAAAATCTATCTTATTTCCCATTAATCATGAGCCATGGGCCAGCTATTAAATTAGCAGCCAAGATTAGTGAGTTACTTGGGGAGGACTATCAAACCTTCTTTTCAAACAGTGGCTCGGAGGCAAATGAAACAGCCTTTAAAATCGCGAGACAATACCATAAACAAACAGGTAATCCGGAGAAATTTAAGTTTATTTCACGGTACCGGGGTTATCATGGTTCCACTCTCGGTGCACTGAGTGCGACGGCACAGGCAAATCGGCGTGTGAAATACGATCCGGGTGTTCCAGGATTTCTGCATGTCTATCCACCGTACAGCTATCGATCCATTTTTGGCGGTGAGCCTGAGGAATCTGATTTAAAGGCAGCTCAATTGCTTGAAGAAATGATTAACTGGGAAGGCGAAGAAACGGTAGCTGCATTTATTATGGAACCGTTCATTTCCGGTGGGGGTGTGATTATTCCATCCATGAAGTACATCCAACGGGTCGCCGAGATTTGTAAAAAACACAATGTACTGCTGATCATGGATGAAGTTGTTTCCGGTTATGGGCGGACAGGAGAAATATTTGGTTTCAAGCATGCAGAAGGGGTTCAACCCGATATTGTTACAATGGCTAAAGGACTAACAAGTGGTTATTTACCACTTGGTGCAACAGCGGTTAAATCAGAAATTTACGATGCATTTAAAGATGCGGGAAAAGATAACCATTTCCGTCACGTATCCACGTATGGTGGTCACCCCGCGGCGTGCGCAGTTGCCCTCAAAAATATTGAAATTATTGAGCGCGATAACATTGTTGACAGGGTACGGAAACTTGGAAAATCCAAGTTGGGAGAGCTTCACCAATTAATCGATCATGAGAATGTCGGAGAAGTAAGGCAGGTTGGTTTCTTGCTTGGGCTTGAAATGGTAACAGATAAACAATCGAAAGTACCGCTGGACGATGCAAAGATGGGGGAAATAATCGGCAAGTGTAAAGAAAAAGGGCTGATTATCGGCAGGAACGGTGACACGGTTCCGGGGCAAAATAACGTGATTATTGTTGCGCCACCGTTAACTAGTACAGAAGACGATCTGGATTTTCTTGTCGAAACAGTACAATCAGTCATTGGCGGTCTGTAGGTAGCCTTGGAATCTGAGGGAGTGGGGATAAGATGAACTATGAACGATTAAAGGCCTTTATTGCAGTTGCTGAAAGAAAGAACTTTTCAGAAGCCGCAAAAATACTATTTGTCACTCAACCTACTATCACCTCACAAATTAAAGCATTAGAAGAAGAATTGGGTACCAAATTATTCGAACGCACAACGAAGAAGGTTAAAATGACCCAATCGGCAGTTATTTTATATAAATATGCGCGGGATATTATTCGTCTAAGTGACTCCGCACGAAAAGAACTTGTCAAAACCGAGGATGTCATGCACGGTGATTTAAGTATGGGGTGCAGTTTCACAATTGGCGAATATATTCTCCCGGTGTATTTAAAGAAATTCAAGGATCTGTACCCATTAATCCAGATGAGTGTAAACATTACTAATTCCAACAACATCGTCACCAGCCTGAAGGATCAGCTGGTGGATGTCGGTTTAATTGAAACACCGATTGATGACCCACAGATTATGGTCGAGCCGTTTCTTGCTGATGAGCTGGTTTTAATCGCTTCAGCTAACTATTTTTCAAATAACGAGCAAAACATATCAGCCGATCAGTTAAAACAAGTGCCGCTGATTTTTCGCGAACAAGGTTCTGGTACCCGTGCGGTTGTCGAACACCATTTGAATAAGGCGGGAATATCCATGGATGAGTTGAATGTAGTAATGGAACTTGGGAGTACGGAAGCCATTAAATCGGCTGTTGAATCTGGATTAGGTGTTTCGATTATTTCCAGAAACACAATCATTAAGGAACAAAAGCTGAAATTATTGACTGCATATTCGATTGAGGGGATATCCTTTTACCGCTATTTCTATATAGCCTGTCGCAAGGATCAAATTTTAAAGTCAACAACAGATTTATTTGTTGATGAATTAAGAAAAATGACCTGTGAACAGGAGGCAGGTGTATCTTAATCATCAATTTTAAAATAGATAATTAGAAATTTTAAGGAGGAATTTTAAATGGCAAAGCAGCAAACAGAAGTACGGGAAGCAACAATGAAAAAGGTGAAAATGACACCAAGTGAAGCAATTGTAGAAACTTTAGTCGCAGAAAATATAGAAGAGGTCTATGGTATTGTCGGCTCTGCCTTTATGGATATGCTCGATTTATTTCCGGCAGCTGGAATCCGCTTCTTACCGGTACGGCATGAACAAAGTGCGGGACATATGGCCGATGCCTATACAAGGGTTTCTGGTACAGCCGGTGTAATTATTGGGCAAAATGGTCCGGGAATTACAAACATGGTGACCTCCGTTGCGGCAGCAAATCAGGCACATACGCCGATGGTTGTAATCTCACCATCAGCAGGTACACCGACAATCGGATGGGATGGTTTCCAGGAAGCAAATCAGGTTTCTATTTTTGAAGACATTACCAAAGAAACAGTACGTGTGACACATAAAAGCCGAGTAGCGGATTGCCTGCGAACAGCTTTCCGTATCGCATATGCGGAGCGCGGACCTGTATTGTTCGATATTCCACGAGACTTATTTTACGGGGAGCTAGAAGATCAAATCCTGCAACCTCACCAGTACCGTGTTGATGCTAGAGGAAGCGGTGATCCGGAATCAATAGAGCGAGCAGTCGGATTGCTAAAAGATGCGGAGTACCCTGTTATCATTTCGGGACGCGGTGCAGTTGATTCAGACGGTGTTGATACGGTTGGCAAAATAGCGGAACATTTAACCGCCCCTGTTGCTGTATCCTATATGCATAATGATGCTTTCCCAGCAGATCATCCGTTATCAGTTGGCCCAATCGGCTACATGGGTTCCAAGGCAGCAATGCACACGCTAAAAAAAGCAGACGTCGTGCTGGCAATTGGCACACGGTTATCCGTTTTTGGCACATTGCCATGTTACGATATTGATTATTTTCCGAAAAATGCTAAAATCATCCAGGTGGACATTAACCCTCGTCAAATTGGGCGGACACATCCGGTTGAAGTGGGACTAATTGGTGATGCAAAAGCAACGACAGATGAAATCTATAAGCAATTGCAAGCAGCAGTACCTTCCCCAGGTAACAAGCAAAGTCGTCTGGAAGAGGTAAGTAAATTGAAAGAAGACTGGGAACAGGAACTGGTAGACTTGGCAATGGAGGATGGAAATCCAATTAACCCGCGTCGTGCGTTGCTGGAACTAACGAAGGCATTACCAGAGAACACGATTATTTCATCCGATATTGGTAATGTTTCATCGACTGCAAATGCTTACTTGAAGTTTAATCAGACACGCCGCCATATCGCTGCATTAACATTTGGGAACACTGGGTTCGCATACCCAGCAGCATTAGGTGCTCAATTAGCGGAACCGAATTCACCTGTCGCAGCAATCATTGGTGATGGTGCGTGGGGCATGAGTCTGCATGAAGTAAGTACCGCTGTTGAACAAAACATCCCTGTCATTGCTTGTGTATTCAACAATAAATCATGGGCTGCGGAGAAGAAAAATCAGGTAGATTATTATGACAATCGGTTCATCGGTTCTGATATTGAGGCTCCAGATTTTGCTGAGGTAGCCAAGTCGATGGGTGCACTTGGCTATACGATTGATAAACCGGAAGATATTGCCCCGGTTGTAAAGGAAGTTTTGGCAAAGCGCAAGCCGGCAGTCCTTAATATCTATGTAGATGGTACGCAGCTTGCACCACCATTCAGGAGAGATGCATTAAAAATGCCTACACGACTATTGGATAAATACAAACACCTTGATC
This Virgibacillus phasianinus DNA region includes the following protein-coding sequences:
- a CDS encoding CoxG family protein; the encoded protein is MPNGIYQLELDIPIKNVWFFVSDMNNWAPLVPGYMEHTILNARQSTWDFKGDIGFMQKKVSLQIDITKWQKPTTVTFDLKGLNENFKGDGYFRAEAITSGKTRMTGYMNINAKGMMGPMINSFLKSFVPKTTKELTEAVGEKVNEIEVIAT
- a CDS encoding GntR family transcriptional regulator, whose translation is MPLDYKSSIPLHIQLKIIIERKVAEGTFNDQIPSERQFMEEYAVSRSTVREAINLLVREGILEKRHGKGTFVSLKPIHDWLGNLSSTTETILQMGMKPGAKLITHFKTTPSAYIQERTGFKEAYFIKRVRYADDTPIGVEHHYYPVKLGMDLIEYDLENATLYDLVQNELGIQFAEADQTIGSGQLLPVDQEYVTVPQGAHALIAERVIKDQQGKIIEMEEAYYRSDMYTFKINLSRKFG
- the ald gene encoding alanine dehydrogenase, with amino-acid sequence MIIGVPREIKNNERRVALTPSGVTAFTKAGHKVLIENLAGNESGFRNEDYTAYGAEIVATAEEAWSADMVMKVKEPQSEEYGFFREGLILFTYLHLAAEPELTKELVEKKVTAIAYETIQDSDGSLPLLAPMSEVAGRMAVQIGAQYLENVTGGKGILLGGVPGVQPGNVVIIGGGAVGTNAAKMALGLRANVTIIDISAKRLRELEDLFGGAVTTLMSNPLNIQEAVKQADLLIGAVLIPGAKAPQLVSEEMVEAMMPGSVIIDVAVDQGGSIETIDRITTHDNPVYLKHGVLHYAVANMPGAVARTSTLSLTNNTSQFGVFLASKGLEKAVELNEALAKGVNTHAGSVTYEKVASTHNMAYTPLLTSLRNPVSTY
- a CDS encoding aminotransferase, with the protein product MKTKTEMGNVVEQAVPQLWNAMHRYNPEAQQTVAVSGDGAWFTDEAGNRYLDGVSGLWCLNLGHGQQEIVDAAAEQMKNLSYFPLIMSHGPAIKLAAKISELLGEDYQTFFSNSGSEANETAFKIARQYHKQTGNPEKFKFISRYRGYHGSTLGALSATAQANRRVKYDPGVPGFLHVYPPYSYRSIFGGEPEESDLKAAQLLEEMINWEGEETVAAFIMEPFISGGGVIIPSMKYIQRVAEICKKHNVLLIMDEVVSGYGRTGEIFGFKHAEGVQPDIVTMAKGLTSGYLPLGATAVKSEIYDAFKDAGKDNHFRHVSTYGGHPAACAVALKNIEIIERDNIVDRVRKLGKSKLGELHQLIDHENVGEVRQVGFLLGLEMVTDKQSKVPLDDAKMGEIIGKCKEKGLIIGRNGDTVPGQNNVIIVAPPLTSTEDDLDFLVETVQSVIGGL
- a CDS encoding selenium metabolism-associated LysR family transcriptional regulator; protein product: MNYERLKAFIAVAERKNFSEAAKILFVTQPTITSQIKALEEELGTKLFERTTKKVKMTQSAVILYKYARDIIRLSDSARKELVKTEDVMHGDLSMGCSFTIGEYILPVYLKKFKDLYPLIQMSVNITNSNNIVTSLKDQLVDVGLIETPIDDPQIMVEPFLADELVLIASANYFSNNEQNISADQLKQVPLIFREQGSGTRAVVEHHLNKAGISMDELNVVMELGSTEAIKSAVESGLGVSIISRNTIIKEQKLKLLTAYSIEGISFYRYFYIACRKDQILKSTTDLFVDELRKMTCEQEAGVS
- the xsc gene encoding sulfoacetaldehyde acetyltransferase, whose protein sequence is MAKQQTEVREATMKKVKMTPSEAIVETLVAENIEEVYGIVGSAFMDMLDLFPAAGIRFLPVRHEQSAGHMADAYTRVSGTAGVIIGQNGPGITNMVTSVAAANQAHTPMVVISPSAGTPTIGWDGFQEANQVSIFEDITKETVRVTHKSRVADCLRTAFRIAYAERGPVLFDIPRDLFYGELEDQILQPHQYRVDARGSGDPESIERAVGLLKDAEYPVIISGRGAVDSDGVDTVGKIAEHLTAPVAVSYMHNDAFPADHPLSVGPIGYMGSKAAMHTLKKADVVLAIGTRLSVFGTLPCYDIDYFPKNAKIIQVDINPRQIGRTHPVEVGLIGDAKATTDEIYKQLQAAVPSPGNKQSRLEEVSKLKEDWEQELVDLAMEDGNPINPRRALLELTKALPENTIISSDIGNVSSTANAYLKFNQTRRHIAALTFGNTGFAYPAALGAQLAEPNSPVAAIIGDGAWGMSLHEVSTAVEQNIPVIACVFNNKSWAAEKKNQVDYYDNRFIGSDIEAPDFAEVAKSMGALGYTIDKPEDIAPVVKEVLAKRKPAVLNIYVDGTQLAPPFRRDALKMPTRLLDKYKHLDHGVWGK